Proteins from one Bacteroidota bacterium genomic window:
- a CDS encoding 4'-phosphopantetheinyl transferase superfamily protein → MGLVELRKERDETKVGIWKMEETIDQLKKSLILNAAEIRYFSTLNKGKRNMHWVAGRVLLRHVLETDHFIKVEGDIHGKPQLLNFDFEMSISHSADYAAVAISKKKVGIDIEEIKPVIKKICSKFMSEKEISEVPDGEHEIEQLYVYWCTKESIFKLNGKKQLHFREHIHIDGFAYKGEGYIKAHIKQNDFEQSFDVRYEKYDGYMLTYVIDE, encoded by the coding sequence ATGGGTTTAGTAGAGTTACGAAAAGAGCGGGATGAGACAAAAGTGGGGATATGGAAGATGGAAGAAACAATCGACCAACTCAAGAAAAGCCTCATCTTAAATGCAGCTGAAATCAGGTATTTTAGCACGTTGAATAAGGGTAAACGCAATATGCACTGGGTTGCAGGACGTGTTTTATTACGTCATGTTTTAGAAACCGATCACTTTATTAAAGTGGAGGGAGATATCCATGGCAAACCCCAACTACTCAACTTCGACTTTGAAATGTCCATTTCTCATTCTGCTGATTATGCAGCAGTAGCCATTAGCAAAAAGAAAGTGGGTATTGATATTGAAGAAATAAAACCAGTAATAAAAAAGATTTGCAGCAAATTCATGTCGGAGAAAGAGATAAGTGAAGTTCCTGATGGTGAGCATGAAATAGAACAGCTATATGTTTACTGGTGTACAAAGGAGTCTATTTTTAAACTCAATGGCAAAAAACAATTACACTTCAGAGAGCATATTCACATCGATGGTTTTGCCTACAAAGGTGAGGGCTACATTAAAGCGCATATCAAGCAAAATGATTTTGAACAATCGTTTGATGTGAGGTATGAGAAATATGATGGTTATATGTTGACTTATGTGATTGATGAGTAG
- a CDS encoding TonB-dependent receptor — protein sequence MQKLVLFAGLIVSIFLINHPLIAQEEEEEDYCSECMMGLDALWNLEVLSASRKVQKNNDAAGSVVVITDEMIQQRGYRNLEEVLEDIPGIDFTIKQPAGEYPSHFIFRGITDVGQTNLLILVDGVIRNDISNGWIRHIGFEFPLIDIERIEVIFGPGSSLYGANAYAGIIYIITKNAEDLKDKNKVDARISYGSFNSISPEIYYSSKFENGMSVQVTGQWYITDGDQGLERLDPGNYFHNNSEPDSVLTTEYGNIPNEIDGDGLTYPINDGFKTNINDMHFRVKAKHENFTIGLSWWQRDEGLGSQVVGYEYFTNSPNLNYRALHTGKTFYTKYEFELKDNFYSSSILSYRNTRILPETGFFYTYQYQSVNNGFDSAVVDKMKGYSGEGTAIRLEQQFNLDIKENNELVFGFHVENENKQYFGISLGEAQDPNSTIVSSTYPDGNESYLPMHFSQNYSLFVQDQMKIFEKYTITGGLRYDYSSEFGYVLVPRAAFVGNPFKNFYFKALYGKAFKAPTVFELFDEWRGNADLKPQYISTYELELSYRITEKINIRLNTFTSQVNDLIVVAPNPDPVAVPIGASGEKATYYQNQGEFNISGLSLMTDYQPLKDMLISANYSFTIGENFDEIDNIARMKANLAINYVLQEKINFNLRANFIGKVKAAETNRYFQPKTTASIAEVGYDYVTEDKPDGYLDEYMVLNFTISGRNLFKSKVKFEPQLIIRNMIGADYFTIGRQSGSGTRPIDVIQTSIQNPTGFIPAYHPQAGTSVYFRLLMRF from the coding sequence ATGCAAAAACTAGTATTATTTGCCGGACTAATTGTCTCGATATTTCTAATTAATCATCCCCTAATTGCTCAGGAAGAAGAAGAGGAAGATTATTGTTCAGAGTGTATGATGGGTCTGGATGCATTATGGAACTTGGAAGTACTGTCTGCTTCTAGGAAAGTTCAAAAAAACAATGATGCAGCTGGAAGTGTGGTGGTTATTACAGATGAAATGATCCAACAACGTGGATACCGAAATCTTGAGGAAGTTCTTGAAGATATTCCAGGTATAGATTTCACAATAAAACAACCTGCAGGAGAATATCCTTCTCATTTTATATTCAGGGGAATTACCGATGTAGGCCAAACAAACTTACTTATTTTAGTAGATGGAGTTATCAGGAACGATATTTCAAATGGATGGATCAGACACATTGGTTTTGAATTCCCTTTAATTGACATTGAACGTATTGAGGTCATTTTTGGTCCGGGTTCTTCGCTTTATGGGGCTAATGCTTATGCTGGAATTATCTATATCATCACAAAAAATGCGGAAGATTTAAAAGATAAAAACAAAGTTGATGCTCGTATTTCTTATGGTTCATTTAATAGTATTTCTCCTGAAATATATTATTCCAGCAAATTCGAAAATGGCATGAGCGTGCAAGTTACCGGACAATGGTATATAACTGATGGAGATCAGGGACTGGAAAGACTAGATCCTGGTAATTATTTTCATAATAATTCAGAACCCGATTCAGTATTAACAACTGAATATGGAAATATTCCAAATGAAATTGATGGCGATGGACTAACCTACCCTATAAACGATGGATTTAAAACCAACATTAACGATATGCATTTTCGCGTAAAAGCAAAACACGAGAATTTTACCATAGGACTTAGTTGGTGGCAAAGAGATGAAGGTTTAGGTAGTCAGGTTGTTGGTTATGAATATTTCACCAATAGCCCTAATTTAAATTATAGGGCACTACACACGGGTAAAACCTTTTACACAAAATATGAATTTGAATTAAAGGATAATTTTTATTCAAGTTCCATCCTCTCCTACCGGAATACACGGATTTTACCTGAAACCGGATTCTTCTATACCTATCAGTATCAAAGTGTAAATAATGGATTCGATTCTGCTGTAGTTGATAAAATGAAAGGATATAGTGGAGAAGGAACAGCCATACGTTTAGAACAACAATTCAATCTTGATATTAAAGAAAATAATGAGCTCGTTTTTGGATTTCATGTTGAAAATGAAAACAAGCAGTACTTTGGTATTTCACTAGGTGAAGCACAGGATCCCAACTCGACTATTGTGAGTTCTACTTATCCTGATGGGAATGAGAGCTATTTGCCCATGCACTTTTCACAAAATTATTCATTGTTTGTGCAAGATCAGATGAAGATTTTTGAAAAATATACTATAACAGGAGGATTACGCTATGATTATAGTTCAGAGTTTGGATACGTTCTCGTACCGCGAGCAGCATTTGTCGGGAATCCGTTTAAGAATTTTTATTTCAAAGCTTTGTATGGAAAAGCATTTAAAGCCCCTACAGTGTTTGAACTTTTTGATGAATGGCGAGGCAATGCTGATCTGAAACCACAATATATTTCAACTTACGAACTTGAATTGAGCTACCGTATTACTGAAAAAATTAACATCCGATTAAACACGTTTACCAGCCAGGTAAATGACTTGATCGTAGTAGCTCCAAATCCTGACCCGGTTGCTGTACCCATTGGTGCAAGTGGAGAAAAGGCAACATATTACCAAAATCAGGGAGAATTTAATATTTCCGGACTAAGCCTAATGACAGATTATCAGCCTCTCAAAGACATGCTCATCAGCGCAAATTATTCCTTTACAATTGGTGAAAACTTTGATGAAATTGACAACATTGCCAGAATGAAAGCCAATCTGGCGATAAATTATGTATTACAAGAAAAAATAAACTTTAACCTTCGAGCAAATTTCATTGGAAAAGTTAAAGCAGCTGAAACGAATAGATATTTTCAACCAAAAACGACAGCAAGTATAGCTGAAGTTGGTTATGACTATGTAACTGAAGACAAACCTGATGGTTATTTAGATGAATATATGGTATTGAATTTCACTATTTCAGGAAGGAATTTGTTTAAATCGAAGGTAAAATTTGAGCCACAACTTATTATTAGAAATATGATTGGGGCAGATTATTTTACAATAGGACGTCAGTCTGGTTCAGGAACAAGACCCATTGATGTCATTCAAACTAGTATTCAAAATCCAACTGGTTTTATCCCTGCATATCATCCCCAGGCCGGAACTTCGGTTTATTTCAGATTGTTAATGCGTTTCTAA